A stretch of Pelagicoccus enzymogenes DNA encodes these proteins:
- a CDS encoding Gfo/Idh/MocA family protein produces the protein MDQSGINRRSFVKGATSAAGLFALPRFSIAKSKSSANGKLNIAFVGVGGKGASSIVPLRDENLVAFCDVDMGNVEASFTHKWTPPIFKEVVDEANEMGAKWYSDYRKMFEEMADKIDGVVISTPDHMHYPIARSALNLGIHVYCEKPLVHTVQEARWIDEAARKSGLVTQMGNQGHSNAGQRLAREWLQAGVLGEVKEVISWTNRPIWPQGISEPDHSKMIPVKPSTLNWDVWQGVAPRRAYDPSICPFNWRGMWDYGCGAVGDMACHIMDVAYWGLDLGMPSSVEAITTSFNDYSAPSSAVVTFEFPQRGKLAPVTYKWFEGGLIPPIPKGLEASVYDDKSGGTIIIGSEAYLYSDTYGKNVQILPDAKFAELKSSLPPRTIPRVKGSHQKNWTDGIRGELVPCSNFEYASGLTEMALLGNVAMRAQRRIEYDAKAMKITNVPEANQYLSKEYPDGWILS, from the coding sequence GTGGATCAATCTGGAATCAATCGCCGCAGCTTCGTCAAAGGAGCTACCTCAGCCGCTGGCCTCTTCGCTCTTCCCCGCTTCTCAATTGCGAAAAGCAAGAGCTCAGCTAACGGAAAACTGAATATCGCCTTCGTCGGGGTCGGCGGAAAAGGAGCATCGTCCATCGTGCCGCTGCGCGACGAAAATCTGGTCGCCTTCTGCGACGTGGATATGGGCAACGTGGAAGCCTCCTTCACCCACAAATGGACTCCGCCCATCTTCAAGGAGGTTGTTGACGAAGCCAACGAAATGGGGGCGAAGTGGTATTCGGACTACCGCAAGATGTTCGAGGAAATGGCCGACAAGATCGACGGCGTCGTGATCTCCACGCCCGACCACATGCACTACCCGATCGCCCGTAGCGCCTTGAATCTTGGCATCCATGTCTACTGCGAAAAGCCCCTAGTGCACACGGTGCAGGAGGCGCGCTGGATCGACGAAGCCGCCCGCAAGTCGGGACTCGTCACGCAGATGGGCAATCAAGGGCATTCCAATGCGGGCCAGAGACTCGCCCGCGAATGGCTACAGGCAGGAGTCCTCGGCGAAGTCAAAGAGGTAATCTCCTGGACCAACCGCCCGATTTGGCCGCAAGGCATCTCCGAGCCGGACCATTCCAAGATGATCCCCGTAAAACCTTCTACCCTCAATTGGGACGTCTGGCAAGGAGTGGCCCCCCGCCGCGCCTACGATCCCTCTATCTGCCCCTTCAACTGGCGCGGCATGTGGGACTACGGATGCGGCGCCGTAGGCGACATGGCTTGCCACATCATGGACGTCGCCTACTGGGGACTCGACCTCGGCATGCCCTCCAGCGTGGAAGCCATCACTACCAGCTTCAACGACTACAGCGCTCCTTCCTCCGCCGTGGTCACCTTCGAATTTCCACAGCGCGGAAAACTCGCTCCCGTCACCTACAAATGGTTCGAGGGCGGCTTGATACCTCCCATACCGAAGGGACTTGAAGCCTCCGTTTACGATGACAAAAGTGGCGGCACGATCATCATCGGATCGGAAGCCTATCTGTATTCAGATACTTATGGCAAGAACGTGCAGATCCTGCCAGATGCCAAGTTCGCGGAGCTCAAGTCAAGCCTGCCGCCTCGCACCATCCCGCGCGTAAAAGGCTCCCACCAAAAGAACTGGACAGACGGAATCCGCGGCGAACTGGTTCCGTGCTCGAATTTTGAATACGCATCCGGCCTGACAGAAATGGCTCTTCTCGGCAACGTGGCCATGCGAGCTCAACGCCGTATCGAATACGATGCCAAAGCCATGAAGATCACGAACGTGCCCGAAGCGAACCAGTACCTCAGCAAGGAGTACCCAGACGGCTGGATACTGAGCTAG
- a CDS encoding ligand-binding sensor domain-containing protein, whose product MGGVLAILEGRAEARRVAPEGLRFDWFEESEGFGSIAVVALHQDSFGFVWIGTREGIYRYDGERFLEFRSDVEEPFRIPQNAVNRFFEDSRGRLWVGMEGGVIHYDYSQERFVEHEVDGFLYSVALFIERGDGRLHILNQNGALLELDDTGRFRELSSGEEDWARCSFVSDAGSVFVGGRFGIRQYSGEFELLRDFDASAILEDEVNTYFTALALGDDGRTLWAGTTRYGVWLLDTETGDYRQLPSNNLDADRVGTILVDERGYVLVGTTAGLSVYSREGEFVRSYQWSRYDPKSIPTGTVYSMLYDRQGNLWVGTSRGGLSIVRNTKAFRSIDSSDAGELSLSKQKVTALYQDSRSRLWVGYHNESLDRLDFEKGESLYFDAHLESPGALGRGTVWDIAETSDGRMWIGSNRGGLSVLEAGASSFIRYRPDESRADWIPGIDVRGILPDGEENLWLNVHGVGIAHFDRERLTFRRYENLGRYWGEDFLLDAEGCLWVGTTEGLSVLLPGANAFVAWPPDGDSELGGELDEHIVCLSEDSRGQLWIGTRKGLKVLSKDRKSVKSYTRADGLPSVSIRSVVESLEGEIWVGTSGGLARFDAQGENFRAFFKGDGLLSNEFTERAAILDNEGFLLMGCEKGIVRFKPESIELNLVPPKVLVTGVNVNGEPVYPKTKQGAILKASPLVSEEVVFPAGVSSFGFRFAALDYISDGRVSYEYRLEGFDEQWVRNGSRSDCSYTNIVPGKYVFRVRASNSDGIRNDEGVSLAVTVLPFFWQTDWFLAGVVAILILAFVYILRLRTAGLARQRALLQVSIDEKTRDLQRALRELELQKAQMEDQNMELLDHRENLEELVEQRTSELVVAKERAEEADRLKTAFLENISHEIRTPMNAIMGFVNILRTSDVDEEEEKEYLSIVEQNGETLTRLIDDIIELSILETSPGELRSEATDIHAFFQKWHAYLAKELQLAEKKGIEAKLSFQGKSKAKVLVALDPVRVGQILKNLLDNAAKFTDEGVVEIRYGLEDQALFFEVSDTGIGIPENKLAEVFTLFRKIRGTQKRLFRGTGLGLAMVKRVVDLIGGEIKLESEEGKGTRVFLRVPVKDLIVEAED is encoded by the coding sequence TTGGGCGGCGTCCTCGCTATTCTGGAGGGACGGGCCGAGGCGCGGCGGGTGGCTCCGGAGGGCTTGCGTTTCGATTGGTTTGAGGAAAGCGAAGGCTTTGGCAGCATTGCGGTGGTTGCCCTGCACCAAGATTCCTTCGGTTTTGTTTGGATCGGGACGAGAGAAGGCATCTACCGCTACGACGGTGAGAGGTTCCTTGAATTTCGATCGGATGTGGAGGAGCCTTTCCGGATTCCACAGAATGCGGTGAATCGCTTCTTCGAGGACTCTCGGGGGCGGCTATGGGTGGGGATGGAAGGTGGCGTCATCCACTATGACTACAGCCAGGAACGTTTTGTCGAACATGAGGTGGATGGCTTCCTTTACAGCGTCGCTCTCTTCATCGAGCGAGGCGACGGTCGGCTTCACATTTTGAACCAGAATGGGGCGCTGCTCGAATTGGATGACACGGGACGTTTCAGGGAGCTCAGTAGCGGGGAGGAGGATTGGGCTCGCTGCTCGTTCGTGTCGGACGCAGGAAGTGTTTTTGTGGGCGGGCGCTTCGGTATCCGGCAGTACTCGGGAGAGTTCGAGTTGCTGCGGGATTTCGATGCCAGCGCGATATTGGAGGACGAGGTTAACACCTACTTCACCGCTTTGGCCCTAGGCGATGACGGGCGTACGCTATGGGCAGGCACTACGCGTTACGGTGTTTGGTTATTGGATACGGAAACCGGTGACTACAGGCAATTGCCATCGAACAATTTGGATGCGGATCGGGTGGGGACGATATTGGTCGACGAGCGTGGCTATGTGCTGGTGGGAACGACCGCTGGTTTGAGCGTGTATTCGCGAGAGGGGGAATTTGTGAGATCGTATCAGTGGAGCCGTTACGATCCGAAGTCGATTCCGACGGGCACTGTGTATTCGATGCTCTACGACAGGCAGGGAAACCTTTGGGTTGGAACTTCGAGAGGTGGCTTGAGCATTGTAAGGAACACCAAAGCGTTTCGCAGCATCGATTCGTCGGATGCAGGAGAGTTGTCGCTCTCCAAGCAAAAGGTGACCGCTTTGTACCAGGACTCTCGATCGCGGCTTTGGGTTGGCTACCACAACGAGAGCCTCGACCGCTTGGATTTCGAGAAGGGTGAGAGTCTGTACTTCGATGCCCACTTGGAAAGCCCGGGCGCTTTAGGAAGAGGCACGGTCTGGGATATTGCGGAGACGAGCGACGGGCGTATGTGGATCGGCAGCAATCGCGGGGGACTCAGCGTTCTGGAGGCGGGAGCGTCTTCTTTTATCCGCTACCGGCCAGACGAGTCGCGCGCGGACTGGATCCCTGGGATCGACGTTCGAGGGATCCTGCCCGATGGAGAAGAAAACCTATGGCTCAATGTGCATGGCGTGGGTATCGCCCACTTTGACCGAGAGCGTTTGACCTTTCGTCGCTACGAAAACTTGGGACGGTACTGGGGAGAGGACTTTTTGTTGGATGCTGAAGGCTGCTTATGGGTAGGGACCACGGAAGGCCTCAGCGTCTTGCTCCCGGGAGCCAACGCTTTCGTCGCCTGGCCGCCCGATGGCGATTCAGAGCTCGGGGGCGAGCTGGACGAGCATATTGTATGCTTGAGTGAAGACTCTCGTGGCCAACTTTGGATCGGCACCAGAAAGGGCCTGAAAGTGCTCTCCAAGGATCGCAAAAGCGTCAAGAGCTACACGCGAGCAGACGGGCTTCCCAGCGTTTCGATCCGTTCGGTTGTCGAGTCGCTCGAGGGGGAAATTTGGGTAGGTACCTCTGGGGGACTGGCTCGCTTCGATGCCCAAGGGGAGAACTTCAGGGCCTTTTTCAAAGGCGACGGTCTCTTGTCCAACGAGTTCACGGAGCGGGCAGCGATATTGGACAATGAGGGATTCCTCCTGATGGGATGCGAAAAGGGAATCGTCCGATTCAAGCCAGAGTCCATAGAGCTGAACCTTGTTCCACCCAAAGTCCTGGTCACTGGAGTCAATGTAAATGGGGAGCCGGTATACCCGAAGACCAAGCAAGGAGCGATTCTGAAGGCCTCTCCCTTGGTTAGTGAGGAAGTCGTGTTTCCTGCGGGAGTGAGCTCGTTTGGTTTTCGATTCGCCGCCTTGGACTACATTAGCGACGGTCGAGTTTCCTACGAATACCGTCTGGAGGGGTTCGATGAACAGTGGGTACGCAATGGGTCTCGTAGTGATTGTTCTTATACGAATATCGTTCCGGGCAAATATGTGTTTCGAGTGAGAGCAAGCAATAGCGATGGAATTCGGAACGATGAGGGAGTATCGCTTGCGGTGACGGTCTTGCCGTTTTTTTGGCAAACGGACTGGTTCCTTGCGGGAGTAGTTGCGATATTGATTTTAGCGTTCGTGTACATTCTCAGGCTGCGAACAGCGGGGCTTGCTCGCCAACGGGCATTGCTGCAGGTCTCGATTGACGAGAAGACGCGGGATTTGCAACGCGCCCTCCGCGAACTCGAGTTGCAAAAAGCCCAGATGGAAGACCAGAATATGGAGCTGCTTGACCATCGGGAGAATTTGGAGGAACTGGTCGAGCAACGTACTTCTGAACTGGTCGTCGCCAAGGAGCGAGCGGAGGAGGCGGATCGTTTGAAAACGGCTTTCTTGGAAAATATCTCGCATGAGATTCGCACCCCGATGAACGCCATCATGGGCTTCGTGAACATCCTGCGCACGAGCGATGTCGACGAAGAGGAGGAGAAGGAGTACTTGAGTATCGTAGAGCAAAACGGCGAGACGTTGACGCGTCTCATCGACGACATCATCGAGCTTTCCATCCTCGAAACCTCGCCCGGCGAATTGCGTTCTGAAGCGACCGATATCCATGCTTTCTTCCAGAAGTGGCATGCCTATCTGGCCAAGGAACTACAGCTCGCCGAGAAAAAAGGGATTGAGGCCAAGCTCTCTTTCCAAGGGAAGTCGAAGGCCAAGGTATTGGTAGCCTTGGACCCAGTCAGGGTGGGTCAAATCTTGAAGAACCTGCTGGACAATGCGGCCAAGTTCACGGACGAGGGGGTCGTCGAGATCCGCTACGGACTGGAAGATCAGGCCCTTTTCTTCGAGGTTTCGGATACGGGGATCGGAATTCCGGAGAACAAGTTGGCCGAGGTGTTCACGCTTTTCCGAAAGATTCGAGGGACGCAAAAGCGGCTCTTCCGCGGGACGGGGCTGGGCTTGGCAATGGTCAAGCGAGTGGTGGACTTGATCGGTGGTGAAATCAAGCTGGAGTCCGAAGAAGGAAAAGGCACTCGCGTATTCTTGCGAGTGCCTGTCAAGGATCTGATCGTAGAGGCTGAGGATTAG